The Fusarium falciforme chromosome 4, complete sequence genomic interval ATCTTCGTCACACAGCTCATGTCCCAGCCCGACTCGCTGCGGCTGATGCTTGACAGACTTGCCGTATACGATGGCCGTTTTGAAAACTTCCGTAATGCTTCGGTGGATAGCGTTACACTGGGCACCGGATTTGGTCAGCAATCACATATTGGCCAAATTACAGGGCTCCGCTCTAGGAACCGGGTGAGCTGGGCTCTCTCTCAACTTACAAAGTCTTCAACCGTGCAGCGCGTGGATCGGAGAACAACGGGCGCCGAGTAATCGGGCTGCTTGCCCTTGGGCTTCGTGTACACCCGAACAAGGTTGAGTTTGTCCCACATGGCCTCCATCAGCTCGTCAATGTTCCACCCGTGCTCGGAGCTGATGGGCACGGCGTTGGGGATTCGGTACAGCagatcaagctcctcaatgCTGATCGAGTCGATCTTGTTGAGGCAGTAAACCACGGGAATGTAACTGGCGGGTTACCAATGTCAGCACCTCAGGTCCATCTCTACTTCAGGTGTACCATGTGTTAGAGCTCGCCTACCTTCgactcttggcctcgagaaCGTCGATCAGGTCATCGACGGTGGCATCACATCGGATAGTAATGTCTGCAGAGTTGATCCGGTATTCGCTCATGAcagccttgatctcgccaTGATCGATATGGGTCAGGGGCACGGTGCTCGTGATATTGAGGCCacccttgtccttcttcttgaaggtGATGTTTGGTGGCTCCTTATTGATTCGAATTCCGAAGCCCTCGAGCTCCGACTCGATCACCCGCTTGTCCGTCAGGGGCTTGTTCACGTCGAGCACAATGAAGATCAAATGGCACGTCTTGGCGACGGCGATGACCTGgcgacctcgacctcgaccatCCTTGGCACCCTCGATAATTCCGGGAAGGTCGATAATCTGCAAGGGGGCGCCTGGTGAGTGCGTGTCAGCCGGTCTGCCACAAAGCCCGGGGGGGCACGAAGGAGCAACTCTAACAAGTGGCTCGCCAACGGGGTCGGGTATCAAGCCCGCCAAAACGGCCGCAGCCGCTGGGCGGGCGGGACagagtggaggagggggagaccAAGTGAAACTAACCGTTATAGACGACCTGTCCTGGCACCGATGTCAGGGTGGTGAACTCGTACGCGGCCGCCTCCGAGTGTTGGCCCGTCAGTCGGCTCATGAGCGTACTCTTTCCCACAGAGGGGAACCCAATGAAGCCGATACTGGCGACACCTGTCCTGGCCACATCGAATCCAgcgccgcctccgccgcctccgccACTGGGGGTCAACAGCTCGCGCTTGAGTTTGGccaacttggccttgagctgacCCAGATGAAACGACGTCGCCTTGTTCTTCTGGGTCCTGGCCATCTGTTTCCACGGGTTAGAGCCGGTTGGCTGAGATACGGGAGGGTTCGTCGATTATCGTCATCTCGAACACGCCGAGGGAGGGGGGAGTCGATGGGAATCACGCACTTCGGCCTCAATCTCTTTGATCTGGCGGGGGGGTCAGGGTTAGCAAACCTCATCTCGTTCATGGCGCAACTGGTGGCAGTTCGCAGCAACATACCTTGTCCACTGTGGTAGCCATGGTGGCGACTAGCTCCTGCTACGGTATCGGCTTGTTTCCAGGCTGTGTCTGGCCTCAGATCTCGGGTTCGTAGCACAAATCCGCGGTGAGCAGGGGACTTTTGGTGATAATTGAAATGCGTGTGTTGGAGTCTTTGAGATGGTGGGGTAAATTTTTCTGGCAGCCACCACCAGCGAGTGGTAAGTGATGTCAGCCAGCGGGGTCTCAGCAACCAATCAGGTCTCAGGTCAAGTTAGACTTTGGGTATCAACACCACGTTATGAGTTGCCACTCAAGTCAAGTATTCAGACATTTTGACGTTTGTTGTTTCGTTGATTCTACTGTGCGTACAAGCGCTCATACAGCGGGTTCGAGCCTGTCCAACAGTGTCTCGTTCCAGTAGTAACGTCAAGTGTCCCCCAGCCATTAGCTTGTGTGCACATGACGAGTGTCATCCTTCTTCCTTACACGCGACACAACTTGTCGCCTTCAAATATCGTCTTCTCAGGATCTCGGAAGCCATCCAACCCATGTACATGACATGACCATTCCCCCAGAAACAGGCCTATATCCCGATCCAATCCTCATGGGTAGATAGATGCCATACCCCTCTTTACCTGTCATCATCCCCATGTCGACGAAGCAATAACCCAGACCATTCCCTGTCTGTGCCTGCGCCGTCCATGGTCGTTACTTGGACAAAGGAAACTTGAAATAGCAGTATAATAACTCTCAACCGTGAATCTGAGACTCAAACCCCATTGGGTGGCTTCAGGTTCAATTTCCGTTAACTCCATTCGTGAGCCCCTCGTGAGCGGTAGTCGAGTTTGTCATGCCCTCAGACGACCCTGGCGTCAAAACCCGGATAGTGCCATTCATTGACTTTTGGCTGATGGGCGATGAATGAATGCCGTTGACAAGAGGAGGGCTTAGGTGGCCGTTGACCAGATGCTCAAGTCCTTGCTCGACGCAGATTCGAGGGTACTCTGGGTCGTCTGGGTGGACTTGAATCAgtcctcgtcgaggaaccTTCTTCTCTGGGAACGGTGTGCTGCTCGTCTGTGCGAGTTGAGGCATGTCTTCGCCCACCAAGAGAccgctatagtaatatttgGATCGAGGTGCGAAACCATGGAAGCGACCAGCATCTGGATCTTGCTTCCACTTGTTGTTTGTCACCCACCCACGACTTTGCGCCTCGGTCTCCAACAGTTCGCGGTATTCCACCGCAAGTTGAACATGACACAGGTGTGGGATATTAGGAACAGTATACATCAGATCCGACACCTAACTTGTATTAGCAAATGACATGTCGCTGGCTATTGTGTCACAACATACCTTGACAAAGAACATTTCCATGTCGAGGAATCTCTCCCAGGCTTCCTGCTTGAGCCGTTGTTTCGTCTGGAAACGCAGTTCGGAGGGATCCTCGTCTCCATAGTAGTTGGGGAGTTGACGTCCAAGATCCCAAAGCTTCTCGTCGACGAGTGAGTAGAGACTCCATTCGATTCGCCAAAGAGTAAGTTTAGCCAGGGACGAGACAGGAACGCGTTCCCAAGCTGTGTCTGGGACATCTGTTAGTGAAATCCAGTATTGACTCAGTAAGCAGACTTACATCGCGACAGATTCAGATCCTtctcgccaagaagaagagcagcgTGTGTGTTGAGAACCCATTGCTCGCGCCCTTCAGGGGTTTGGTTGGCTTCTGGTCGGATGGTATCGTAACGGCAACCTTGCATCCGCTTGAACTTCTCTGCAATAGTAGGAAGCTTGGGGTTGGGGCAAGTATCCAACCATCGAAGAAGAGGGGGCAACTTGTCGAGGCGCGCGCGTTCCTGTTCCTCGCGTATCCGTCGTAGTTCGGCTTCGCGAGCGGCTCGCTTCCTTTCCATTTCCTCGCGATGTGCTCGGTCTCGGCGCTCCTTTTCTTTtcgttcctcctcctcgcgtTCACGGCGAGCTTGTTCGGCCGCTTCTCGCTCGAGCTGCTCACGGTGTAGcctttcctcttcctctcgctGCTTgcgctcttcctcctccttcttcttccgttcctcctccagacgtttcttctcttcttcctcacggCGAGCCTTTTCCTCGGCCTCACGTCgttgcttctcttcttcttctcgtcgtcgacgctcctcctccttgcgtTTCCGTTCGGCCTCGCGTTCTTCCTCTTGCTTCCGCTTTCTCTCCtgctcggcctcctcctccttacgcttcttctcctcttcctctgctcTCTTTcgcgcttcttcctcttcacgcttcttcttttcctcggcTTCGACTCGCTTAcgctcttcctccttctttcgcgcctcctccttgcgagcctcctccttcttccgggcctcttctttcttctttgcctcTTCCAATTCGGCGAGACGCTGCTTCTCTTGCTCGGCTTCCTGGGCCTGCTTAGCCTCCTTTGCTCGAGCAGCTTGCATCTCAGCTTCTGACACAGCTCGAATTGTATCAGCATCCTTCATGTCAACGTCAGTATCTTCTGACTTGACATGGATCAGCTTCTCGGCGCTGCTGGATCGATCCGGTTCCGCGCGATGAGAGTCATGATGCTTTTCCCGTCGATCGTCATCATGCTTCTTGTGATTCGATTTGGATGAGAGCTTGGAAGAATCTTGAAGAGAACTGGACTTGCGTGGTCGTTCGTCAGAGGATAGCAACTGTTTCGGTCGTTTCTCCTTGGTTTCACCGTCGATACGTCGTCGTTTCAGCGGGACTTCACTATCGTCCTTGTCACCGTTACTGGGTCGATCAGGCGTGGTACTAGCTCGGTGCCTCTTGGCCGACCCATCGCCGGAAACTGATAAACGATCCCTTGACTCGTCTCGCTTGAGAGCCTTGGTTCGGTCATGGTACTTCTCAGACAGTTTCTCGGGCCTGTGCTTGTCGGATGGTTCGTCGTGTCTCGTTTCGTGAGGGCTGGTAGGGTGATCTTTGAGTGATGAGGCGTTGGAGGCCATACTAGCACGCCGTTGCCTCTCTCGTTCTCCTCGTAGCTCGCCCTTAGACACAAGCTTCCTTCTGGGCTTGACAGTTTCACCTTCAGACGATACACCAGCAGCATCTGATTCGGCACGTTTCaccttgagctgcttgtgAGAAATCGAGGGAGACAGTTCGCGATCTGAAACATTGATAGAGGGGAGGCGATCTTCCTTTCTGGGACGTCCTGGGCCACGTTTTGGGGGATGGTCATCTCCATGGTTGGCGGATGTGTCTGTTCTTCGCTTTTCCTTGGGACTTGTGAGCTTGGCGCCgctgagcttcttcttcggctCCGGGCTAGAGAGATGCCGCTTTTGTTGCAAacgagcctcctccttctccttggcctcggctcGCCTGGCTCGCTTCGCTTCGCGCTCTTCTCGCTCACCACGCTCACGCTCTCGGTCCCGTCGGCTGGGGGATTTCGTTTTGGCCGAGTCCTTGTGACTCCGCTTGTGCTCGTCGTAAGCATTTTTCAACATgtgttcttcttccttccagTTCGAGCCTGCCCGACGCCGTGCGATTTCGTAGTAAGTTTCTCCCTTGAAACGCCGTGTTGGATCAAAACCCTGCtgttctaagagtaattccACAACCTTGATGTTCTCTTGTCCAATTGCTGCTAGTATCGGTGTTGCAAACTCTGGTTGTACGGAAGAAATGGGTGCTGGATCTGGGTTTGCGGCTCCTAAACTTAGTAGCAATTGGATGACAAGATCGTGGCCTCCTCTTGCAGCAGCAACCATGGACTCGGGGTCGTTGAAGCCTTCCTTCACTTGCAGGATGCGGGCGACGGTTTCCTCATCTCCGCGTCCAGCAGCTTGTCGAAGGGTCTTCTCGTCCAAGGGCATGTACAGCAAATCGTTTCTTGTCTTTTGTGCGCGAACGGTTCCTGATCTGCGTCCTTGTTGATTTGTGGCAGGGGAATTCCGAGGACTGTCCGGTGCGTGTGAGTCCCTTGCGTCATGGGAGTCGTGGTGCGAATGGCGGTCTTCCGAGGTGCGTCGTCGTTCACCTACTCGCTTCCTTGCTGCCATCAGAGCGGCACGAATCTCGTCTGCGTTTTCCGTCTTCTCGCTTACACGGTCGACTGGCTCCTCTCCGTTCACGTTGGCTTTTCGAG includes:
- a CDS encoding Ribosome-interacting GTPase 1 — encoded protein: MATTVDKIKEIEAEMARTQKNKATSFHLGQLKAKLAKLKRELLTPSGGGGGGGAGFDVARTGVASIGFIGFPSVGKSTLMSRLTGQHSEAAAYEFTTLTSVPGQVVYNGAPLQIIDLPGIIEGAKDGRGRGRQVIAVAKTCHLIFIVLDVNKPLTDKRVIESELEGFGIRINKEPPNITFKKKDKGGLNITSTVPLTHIDHGEIKAVMSEYRINSADITIRCDATVDDLIDVLEAKSRSYIPVVYCLNKIDSISIEELDLLYRIPNAVPISSEHGWNIDELMEAMWDKLNLVRVYTKPKGKQPDYSAPVVLRSTRCTVEDFCNAIHRSITEVFKTAIVYGKSVKHQPQRVGLGHELCDEDVVTIVKR